A genomic segment from Pseudoduganella chitinolytica encodes:
- a CDS encoding glycoside hydrolase family 16 protein has translation MTSAGKLLWMTVTPTLAQTLVLALALTLALPASAAPPSGWRLVWADEFDVDGLPDPARWDYDTERNRAGWHNEELQYYARARLENSRVTGGRLVITARREALSAQPDYGGQQYTSARLVTRGKASWTYGYIEVRAKLPCGPGSWPAIWMLGTKGQWPVDGEIDIMEHVGNRPGEILGSVYTGASNWPMGTGHTDRTMVVDACGAFHDYHLTWTRERIRIGVDGRDYAERVNARDGDYAQWPFDSPQYLLLNLAVGGGLGGAVTNASLPWQFEVEYVRVYQP, from the coding sequence ATGACTTCAGCCGGCAAATTGCTGTGGATGACGGTGACACCGACCCTTGCACAGACGCTGGTATTGGCGCTGGCACTGACGCTGGCGTTGCCCGCTTCGGCGGCACCGCCGTCCGGCTGGCGCCTGGTGTGGGCCGACGAATTCGATGTCGACGGCCTGCCCGACCCGGCCCGCTGGGACTACGACACGGAGCGCAACCGGGCCGGCTGGCACAACGAGGAACTGCAGTATTACGCGCGCGCCCGGCTCGAGAACAGTCGCGTGACGGGCGGGCGATTGGTCATCACGGCGCGGCGCGAGGCGCTGTCGGCGCAGCCGGACTACGGCGGCCAGCAGTACACGTCGGCCCGGCTGGTCACGCGCGGCAAGGCCAGCTGGACTTACGGCTACATCGAAGTACGTGCGAAGCTGCCGTGCGGCCCGGGCAGCTGGCCCGCGATCTGGATGCTGGGGACGAAGGGCCAATGGCCGGTCGACGGCGAGATCGACATCATGGAACACGTGGGTAACCGCCCCGGCGAAATCCTCGGCAGCGTCTACACGGGGGCCAGCAATTGGCCCATGGGCACGGGCCATACCGACCGCACGATGGTGGTGGACGCCTGTGGCGCCTTCCACGACTACCACCTGACGTGGACGCGCGAGCGCATCCGCATCGGCGTCGATGGTCGCGACTATGCGGAACGCGTCAATGCACGCGATGGCGATTATGCGCAGTGGCCCTTCGACAGCCCGCAGTATCTCCTGCTGAACCTCGCGGTGGGCGGTGGCCTGGGCGGCGCAGTGACCAACGCCAGCCTGCCTTGGCAATTCGAGGTGGAGTATGTCCGGGTCTACCAGCCCTGA
- a CDS encoding cysteine hydrolase family protein: MSAAPRRALLVIDVQNEYFTGNLPIEYPPVSTSLPNIVSAMRTADDAGIPVIVVQHDAPAASPVFAQGSAGWQLHDAIAGLPRQHHIHKTMASAFAGTDLAEWLAEHDIDTLTVAGYMMHNCDAATVYEAAHRGLKVEVLADATGALPYANDGGRASAEEIHRVYCTVFHSNFAAVCSTRDWAGAVAGGTALAPDNVYLSNQRARM; this comes from the coding sequence ATGTCCGCAGCCCCCCGCCGTGCCTTGCTCGTCATCGACGTGCAGAACGAGTACTTCACCGGCAACCTGCCGATCGAATATCCGCCCGTATCGACGTCGCTGCCCAATATCGTCAGCGCGATGCGGACCGCCGACGACGCCGGCATTCCCGTCATCGTCGTGCAGCACGACGCACCCGCGGCATCCCCGGTGTTCGCGCAAGGCTCCGCCGGCTGGCAACTGCACGACGCCATCGCCGGCCTGCCGCGCCAGCACCATATCCACAAGACGATGGCCAGCGCGTTCGCCGGCACCGACCTGGCCGAGTGGCTGGCCGAGCATGATATCGACACGCTGACGGTGGCTGGCTACATGATGCACAACTGCGATGCCGCCACCGTGTACGAGGCGGCGCACCGGGGCCTGAAGGTCGAGGTGCTGGCCGACGCCACCGGCGCGCTGCCCTATGCGAACGACGGCGGCCGCGCCAGCGCCGAGGAGATCCACCGCGTTTACTGCACCGTGTTCCACTCGAACTTCGCCGCCGTCTGCAGCACCCGCGACTGGGCCGGCGCGGTCGCCGGCGGCACGGCGCTGGCGCCGGACAACGTCTACCTGTCCAACCAGCGCGCCCGGATGTAA
- a CDS encoding TonB-dependent receptor has protein sequence MQYPKARQKLIALAVASACAWPALAQQTAGEPSGQPAGVTTSGASGEAPVQSVVVTGLRASMQSSLNLKRNSDGVVDGIVAEDIGKFPDTNLAESLQRISGVSIDRSIGEGSKVTVRGVGPDFNMVLLNGRQMPTSNLGDLNGRAFDFANLASEAISQIQVYKTSRADTPAGGIGATLNVMTARPLDRPGLLASVGVKGVYDKSSTNLPGDVKSGDKVTPEISGIYSNTWSDNMFGIAVSASYQERNLGYNTASVSSGWKGPFRGDENTWGTIPQPGTPGSENIVNRPGPTDVYSVPQNLNYAFSGVQRQRTNGQLTFQFAPRKDLTTTLDYTYSQNKIQTRRQDLSAWFNFGPSTSSWTDGPAAGPLVYTEIINPAISDIAMGGADFATKSENQSLGFNAAWKVNANLKLELDAHRSTAESMADSPWGSDNVLGTSSFSRGNTTADFSQDFPVLSIQGADFTRAPQQVTGSAFRNGYMKGEVSQAQFKGRLKLLEASELNFGLSATKVDNRSAFSTMQRDTWGGATSPADYPSSAWHAETVRQYFDQISGSGNPNLFNNFYTFNFGEVRDLAIRASGRPDLYTVKDRWDTDQRTEEKSKSLYLQFNTDWETRLPLRTALGLRYEKTDVVSTALVPTPVSISWVSQNELPVQFGAPSFTTLTGKYHNLLPSLDSDLELREDMKLRLSYGHTIGRPRYDQIAGGVVLDNLSRLDGGTGSQGNPALKPVKSKNLDLSYEWYYGKQNFFALGFFKKNLENYAGQSKVDVTLENLHTPVGGTFWKEALANGCGNADTTCIRNYILRNHAGAPGVTRGADDPAGNATGTIVGQPNDPAAKFRITSFSNQKKADLKGLEVNLQHMFGNSGFGISANYTYVDSGLGYNNAGIGEQFALVGLSDSANVIGIFENAQWTVRAAYNWRDKFLASTFDAAGPNPQYTEAYGQFDLSVSYAVTPKLSLQFEGINLTNETTRQHGRTESMLVNATQTGPRYMVGMRYKF, from the coding sequence ATGCAATATCCCAAGGCAAGACAGAAGTTGATCGCGCTGGCCGTGGCCAGCGCCTGTGCGTGGCCGGCGCTGGCGCAGCAGACGGCCGGCGAGCCGTCCGGCCAGCCCGCTGGCGTCACCACCAGCGGTGCGTCCGGCGAGGCGCCAGTGCAGTCCGTCGTCGTGACGGGCCTGCGCGCCAGCATGCAGTCCTCGCTGAACCTGAAACGCAACTCCGACGGCGTCGTCGATGGCATCGTGGCCGAGGACATCGGCAAGTTCCCGGACACGAACCTGGCCGAATCGCTGCAGCGCATCTCCGGCGTGTCGATCGACCGCTCGATCGGCGAAGGCTCGAAGGTCACCGTGCGCGGCGTGGGGCCCGACTTCAACATGGTGCTGCTCAATGGCCGCCAGATGCCGACGTCGAACCTGGGCGACCTGAATGGCCGCGCGTTCGATTTCGCCAACCTCGCTTCCGAGGCGATCTCGCAGATCCAGGTCTACAAAACCAGTCGCGCCGACACGCCGGCCGGCGGCATCGGCGCCACCCTGAACGTGATGACCGCGCGGCCGCTCGATCGTCCCGGCTTGCTGGCCAGCGTGGGCGTCAAGGGCGTCTACGACAAGTCGTCAACCAACCTGCCGGGCGACGTCAAGTCGGGCGACAAGGTGACCCCGGAAATCTCGGGCATCTACAGCAATACCTGGAGCGACAACATGTTCGGCATTGCCGTCAGCGCCAGCTACCAGGAACGTAACCTGGGCTACAACACGGCGTCCGTCTCCAGCGGCTGGAAAGGTCCGTTCCGCGGCGACGAGAACACCTGGGGCACGATCCCGCAGCCCGGCACGCCTGGCTCGGAAAACATCGTCAACCGCCCCGGCCCGACCGACGTCTACTCGGTGCCGCAAAACCTGAATTATGCGTTCTCCGGCGTGCAGCGCCAGCGCACCAATGGCCAATTGACGTTCCAGTTCGCGCCGCGCAAGGACCTCACGACGACGCTCGACTACACCTACTCGCAAAACAAGATCCAGACGCGCCGCCAGGACCTGTCGGCCTGGTTCAACTTCGGTCCGTCCACCAGCAGCTGGACCGACGGCCCCGCCGCCGGCCCGCTGGTCTACACGGAGATCATCAACCCGGCCATCAGCGACATCGCGATGGGCGGCGCCGACTTCGCGACAAAGAGCGAGAACCAGTCGCTGGGCTTCAACGCGGCCTGGAAGGTCAATGCCAACCTGAAGCTGGAACTGGACGCGCACCGCTCCACCGCGGAATCGATGGCGGACAGTCCGTGGGGCTCGGACAACGTGCTGGGCACCTCGTCCTTCAGCCGCGGCAACACGACGGCGGACTTCAGCCAGGACTTCCCCGTGCTGTCGATCCAGGGCGCGGACTTTACGCGGGCGCCGCAGCAGGTCACCGGGTCCGCGTTCCGCAACGGCTACATGAAGGGCGAAGTCTCGCAGGCGCAGTTCAAGGGCCGCCTGAAACTGCTGGAAGCGTCGGAGCTCAACTTCGGCCTGTCCGCGACGAAGGTCGACAACCGCTCCGCGTTCTCCACGATGCAGCGCGATACGTGGGGCGGCGCGACCAGCCCGGCCGACTACCCGAGCAGCGCCTGGCACGCGGAGACGGTGCGCCAGTACTTCGACCAGATCAGCGGCAGCGGCAACCCGAACCTGTTCAACAACTTCTACACCTTCAATTTTGGCGAAGTGCGCGACCTGGCGATCAGGGCTTCCGGCCGGCCGGACCTGTACACCGTCAAGGATCGCTGGGACACCGACCAGCGTACGGAGGAAAAGTCGAAGAGCCTGTACCTGCAGTTCAATACCGACTGGGAGACCAGGCTGCCGCTGCGCACCGCGCTGGGCCTGCGCTACGAGAAGACGGACGTCGTCTCCACCGCGCTGGTGCCGACCCCGGTGTCGATCAGCTGGGTCTCGCAGAACGAACTGCCGGTGCAGTTCGGCGCGCCGAGCTTCACGACCCTGACAGGCAAGTACCATAACCTGTTGCCCAGCCTGGACTCGGACCTGGAGCTGCGCGAGGACATGAAGCTGCGCCTGTCGTACGGCCACACGATCGGCCGGCCGCGCTACGACCAGATCGCCGGCGGCGTGGTGCTGGACAACCTGTCCAGGCTCGATGGCGGTACCGGGTCGCAGGGCAACCCGGCCTTGAAACCGGTCAAGTCGAAGAACCTGGACCTGTCGTACGAGTGGTACTACGGCAAGCAGAACTTCTTCGCGCTGGGCTTCTTCAAGAAGAACCTGGAGAACTACGCGGGCCAGTCGAAGGTCGACGTCACGCTGGAGAACCTGCACACGCCGGTCGGCGGCACCTTCTGGAAGGAAGCCCTGGCCAACGGTTGCGGCAACGCCGACACCACCTGCATCCGCAACTACATCCTGCGCAACCATGCCGGAGCCCCGGGCGTGACAAGGGGTGCCGATGACCCGGCCGGCAATGCCACGGGCACGATTGTCGGCCAGCCGAACGACCCGGCGGCGAAGTTCCGCATCACTTCGTTCTCGAACCAGAAGAAGGCCGACCTGAAGGGCCTGGAAGTCAACCTGCAGCACATGTTCGGCAACAGCGGCTTCGGCATCTCGGCCAACTACACCTACGTCGACTCGGGGCTGGGCTACAACAACGCGGGGATCGGCGAGCAGTTCGCGCTGGTGGGACTGTCCGATTCGGCCAACGTGATCGGCATCTTCGAGAACGCGCAGTGGACGGTGCGGGCGGCCTACAACTGGCGCGACAAGTTCCTCGCCTCGACGTTCGATGCGGCCGGGCCGAATCCCCAGTACACGGAAGCGTATGGCCAGTTCGACCTGAGTGTCAGCTATGCCGTCACGCCGAAGCTGTCCCTGCAGTTCGAAGGCATCAACCTGACGAACGAGACGACCCGCCAGCATGGCCGTACCGAGAGCATGCTGGTGAATGCGACACAGACGGGCCCGCGCTACATGGTGGGGATGCGGTACAAGTTCTAA
- a CDS encoding tryptophan halogenase family protein encodes MEQTRAKHPIRKVVIAGGGTAGWMVAAGLSKSLGKLLDIKLIESDEIGTVGVGEATIPTLMNFHHLMEIDEREFMAETMATFKLGISFENWRNVGEDYIHSFGTTGTDHWTAGFQHFWHKGRERGLAGDYGDYCLELKASLHNRFAHLPKNGMNYAYHMDAGRYAKFLRRFAERYGVQRVEGKIAEVRKDLLCGDIRALRLDSGVELEGDLFIDCTGFRALLIGETMGVGYEDWSHWLFNDSAAALQTKSVGDAIPLTRAIAREAGWQWRIPLQHRVGNGIVYSSRYTDDDTAIRTLQANVEGEPLMAPRILRFKPGQRQQTWKGNCIAIGLASGFLEPIESTSIHLIQRGIIRLMQMFPTDGISQADVDEFNQQAQTEIQHIRDFIILHYNVTNRRDTPYWRDAASMKVPASLQHRIDLFRETGRVFRIPNELFAENSWIQVMLGQGIHPRQHHQTADLMGDDELAHFLGSMATSIERTVAQLPAHQQYVQQYCAGTGW; translated from the coding sequence ATGGAACAGACCAGGGCAAAGCACCCGATCCGCAAGGTCGTCATCGCCGGTGGCGGCACCGCCGGCTGGATGGTGGCGGCCGGCCTGTCGAAATCGCTGGGCAAGCTGCTCGACATCAAGCTGATCGAGTCGGACGAGATCGGCACCGTCGGCGTGGGCGAGGCAACGATCCCCACGCTGATGAACTTCCACCACCTGATGGAAATCGACGAGCGCGAATTCATGGCCGAGACGATGGCCACGTTCAAGCTGGGCATCAGCTTCGAGAACTGGCGCAACGTGGGCGAGGACTACATCCACTCGTTCGGCACGACCGGTACCGACCACTGGACCGCCGGTTTCCAGCACTTCTGGCACAAGGGCCGCGAGCGCGGCCTGGCCGGGGATTACGGCGACTATTGCCTGGAGCTGAAGGCGTCGCTGCACAACCGCTTCGCGCACCTGCCGAAGAACGGCATGAACTACGCGTACCACATGGATGCGGGCCGCTATGCGAAGTTCCTGCGCCGCTTCGCCGAGCGCTACGGCGTACAGCGGGTGGAAGGCAAGATCGCCGAGGTGCGCAAGGACCTGCTCTGTGGCGACATCCGCGCTCTGCGGCTCGATTCCGGCGTGGAGCTGGAAGGCGACCTGTTCATCGACTGCACGGGCTTTCGCGCCCTCTTGATCGGCGAGACGATGGGTGTGGGCTACGAGGACTGGTCGCACTGGCTGTTCAACGACAGCGCGGCGGCGCTGCAGACGAAGTCCGTGGGCGACGCCATTCCGCTGACGCGCGCCATTGCGCGCGAAGCGGGCTGGCAGTGGCGCATCCCCCTGCAGCACCGGGTCGGCAACGGCATCGTCTACTCGAGCCGCTATACGGACGACGACACGGCCATCCGCACCCTGCAGGCGAACGTGGAAGGCGAGCCCCTGATGGCGCCGCGCATCCTGCGCTTCAAGCCGGGCCAGCGCCAGCAGACGTGGAAGGGCAACTGCATCGCCATCGGCCTGGCCAGCGGCTTCCTGGAACCGATCGAATCGACCAGCATCCACCTGATCCAGCGCGGCATCATCCGCCTGATGCAGATGTTCCCGACCGATGGCATCAGCCAGGCCGACGTGGACGAATTCAACCAGCAGGCGCAGACGGAAATCCAGCACATCCGCGACTTCATCATCCTGCACTACAACGTGACGAACCGGCGCGACACGCCGTACTGGCGCGACGCGGCCAGCATGAAGGTGCCGGCCTCGCTGCAGCACCGCATCGACCTGTTCCGCGAGACGGGGCGGGTATTCCGCATCCCGAACGAGCTGTTTGCCGAGAACAGCTGGATCCAGGTGATGCTGGGCCAGGGCATCCATCCGCGCCAGCACCACCAGACGGCCGACCTGATGGGCGACGACGAACTGGCCCACTTCCTGGGCTCCATGGCGACGTCGATCGAGCGCACGGTGGCGCAGCTGCCTGCGCACCAGCAGTACGTGCAGCAGTACTGCGCCGGCACCGGCTGGTAG
- a CDS encoding cupin-like domain-containing protein: MLPVAELHGVRPHELTPRILESTQPLVLRGLVADWPVVQAARTSQQAADAYLRRFYGGMNVVAMLGRPEIDGRFFYNDDLSGFNFFPANVRLDGVLAELEDHRNDERPPAIYVGSTTIDTCLPGFRSENDVDLQGREALASIWIGNRTRIAAHYDLPDNLACVAAGRRRFTLFPPEQLANLYIGPLDFTPAGQAISLVDFRQPDFERFPKFAEALPHGQVAELEPGDALFIPSMWWHHVEALDRFNVLVNYWWRQSPGYMDTPTTALMHAIMTVRDLPPAQRAAWRQLFDHYVFDADERTAAHIPPAARRVLGPLDADATRALRAQLLKRMNR, encoded by the coding sequence ATGTTACCGGTCGCTGAACTGCATGGCGTCCGCCCGCACGAGCTGACGCCGCGCATCCTGGAATCGACGCAGCCGCTGGTGCTGCGCGGCCTCGTGGCCGACTGGCCCGTGGTGCAGGCGGCGCGCACGTCCCAGCAGGCGGCCGACGCCTACCTGCGCCGCTTCTACGGGGGCATGAACGTCGTCGCGATGCTGGGGCGCCCCGAGATCGACGGCCGCTTCTTCTACAACGACGACCTGTCCGGCTTCAACTTCTTCCCCGCCAACGTGCGCCTCGATGGCGTGCTGGCCGAACTGGAAGACCATCGCAACGACGAGCGGCCGCCCGCCATCTACGTGGGCTCGACCACCATCGACACGTGCCTGCCGGGCTTCCGCAGCGAGAACGACGTGGACTTGCAGGGGCGCGAAGCCCTGGCCAGCATCTGGATCGGCAACCGCACGCGCATCGCCGCCCATTACGACCTGCCGGACAACCTGGCTTGCGTGGCGGCGGGACGGCGCCGCTTCACGCTGTTCCCGCCGGAGCAGCTGGCCAACCTGTATATCGGTCCCCTCGATTTCACGCCGGCCGGCCAGGCCATCAGCCTGGTCGACTTCCGCCAGCCCGACTTCGAGCGCTTTCCGAAGTTCGCCGAGGCGCTGCCGCACGGCCAGGTAGCGGAGCTGGAACCGGGCGATGCGTTGTTCATTCCCAGCATGTGGTGGCACCACGTGGAGGCGCTGGACCGTTTCAACGTGCTGGTCAACTACTGGTGGCGCCAGTCGCCCGGCTACATGGACACGCCGACCACGGCGCTGATGCACGCCATCATGACGGTGCGCGACCTGCCGCCGGCCCAGCGCGCCGCGTGGCGCCAGTTGTTCGACCATTACGTGTTCGACGCCGACGAGCGGACGGCGGCGCACATTCCGCCGGCCGCCAGGCGGGTACTGGGCCCGCTCGACGCGGATGCGACCCGGGCGCTGCGCGCGCAACTGCTCAAGCGGATGAACCGCTGA
- a CDS encoding DMT family transporter — MKTPAAPPLVYVKLVFVTLFWGGTFIAGRIVAHALPVMTAAALRFAVACGLLLLVAWQREGGLPRLSRQQVLATAVLGLTGIFLYNLCFFGALGRMPAGRAALFIALNPIVTALAAALLLRERLTAVKWAGIALAFCGAAVVITRGDPVGALRDIGQSVGLGELLMVCAISSWAAYTLVGRSALKGMSPIAATTYASLWGLLFLAIGAARDIGTVDWPGIGWQVWAGLCYLGAFGTVLGFVWYYEGVKAIGASRTAVFNNLVPVFGIGLAALLLGEQVLASMVAGGVLVAAGVTLTNR; from the coding sequence ATGAAAACTCCCGCCGCGCCACCCCTGGTCTACGTCAAGCTGGTCTTCGTCACGCTGTTCTGGGGTGGGACGTTTATCGCCGGCCGCATCGTCGCCCATGCGCTGCCCGTCATGACGGCCGCCGCGCTGCGCTTTGCCGTCGCCTGTGGCCTGCTGCTGCTCGTGGCCTGGCAGCGCGAAGGCGGCCTGCCGCGCCTGTCGCGCCAGCAGGTGCTGGCCACTGCCGTGCTGGGGCTGACCGGCATTTTTCTCTACAACCTGTGCTTCTTCGGCGCGCTGGGCCGCATGCCGGCCGGCCGCGCCGCGCTGTTCATCGCGTTGAATCCCATCGTGACGGCGCTGGCGGCCGCGCTGCTGCTGCGCGAGCGGCTGACGGCGGTGAAATGGGCCGGCATCGCGCTGGCGTTCTGCGGCGCCGCTGTCGTGATCACGCGCGGCGATCCGGTCGGTGCCCTGCGCGACATCGGCCAGTCGGTCGGGCTGGGCGAACTGCTGATGGTGTGCGCCATCAGCAGCTGGGCCGCCTACACGCTGGTGGGCCGTTCCGCGCTGAAGGGCATGAGCCCGATCGCCGCGACGACCTACGCGTCGCTGTGGGGCCTGCTGTTCCTGGCGATCGGTGCCGCCCGCGACATCGGCACCGTCGACTGGCCCGGCATCGGCTGGCAAGTGTGGGCGGGGCTGTGCTACCTGGGCGCGTTCGGCACGGTGCTGGGCTTCGTCTGGTACTACGAAGGGGTGAAAGCCATCGGCGCCTCGCGCACGGCCGTGTTCAACAACCTGGTGCCCGTGTTCGGCATCGGCCTGGCCGCGCTGCTGCTGGGCGAGCAGGTGCTCGCGTCGATGGTAGCCGGCGGCGTGCTGGTGGCCGCCGGGGTGACGCTGACGAACCGCTGA
- a CDS encoding tryptophan halogenase family protein, which translates to MSHPIRHIVIVGGGAAGWLTAGVIAADHRAHAPDGLRVTLIESPDVAPIGVGEGTWPTMRDTLARIGVSETAFLRECDAAFKQGSRFDGWRGSGGADYYFHPFVLPQGYGEADLVGPWRHEFAHVPFADLVSFQPHLCVQGRAPKQATTPEFAAVANYGYHLDAGKFGVFLRKHCLEKLGVQYVPDHVTGIASHENGDIAALHTREHGALAGDLFIDCTGMQSLLLGRHYGIGLVEQRHVLFNDSALAVQVPYPGEDSPIASQTTSTAQRAGWIWDIGLPTRRGVGHVYSSAHTSDAEAEADLRAYVAATGGPAETAAPRKLTFHPGYRREFWHRNCVAIGLSAGFIEPLEASALALVELSAALVSDDLPATRATMDIVARRFNDAFAYRWERVIEFLKLHYVLSRRGGAYWDDNRREDTVPARLRELLALWRHRPPSRLDFHRIDEVFPSASWQYVLYGMGFTPEPGGTRRADPAAAAQHYREAADLTRRMLGALPPNRALIDHIRRHGLQKI; encoded by the coding sequence ATGTCCCATCCGATCCGACACATCGTCATCGTAGGCGGCGGCGCCGCCGGCTGGTTGACGGCCGGTGTCATCGCCGCCGACCATCGGGCACATGCGCCGGATGGACTGCGTGTCACCTTGATCGAATCGCCCGACGTGGCGCCGATCGGCGTGGGCGAGGGCACCTGGCCGACGATGCGCGACACGCTCGCGCGCATCGGCGTCTCCGAGACCGCCTTCTTGCGCGAGTGCGACGCCGCCTTCAAGCAGGGCTCCCGCTTCGACGGCTGGCGCGGCAGCGGCGGCGCCGATTACTACTTCCACCCGTTCGTGCTGCCGCAGGGGTATGGCGAGGCGGACCTGGTGGGACCGTGGCGGCACGAGTTCGCCCACGTGCCGTTCGCGGACCTGGTCAGCTTCCAGCCCCACCTGTGCGTGCAGGGCCGCGCGCCGAAGCAGGCCACCACGCCGGAATTTGCCGCCGTGGCGAATTACGGCTACCACCTCGACGCCGGCAAGTTCGGCGTCTTCCTGCGCAAGCACTGCCTGGAAAAGCTCGGCGTGCAGTATGTGCCCGATCACGTCACCGGCATCGCCTCGCACGAGAACGGCGACATCGCCGCGCTGCACACGCGCGAGCACGGTGCGCTGGCGGGCGACCTGTTCATCGACTGCACCGGCATGCAGTCGCTGCTGCTGGGCCGGCACTACGGCATTGGCCTGGTAGAGCAGCGCCACGTGCTGTTCAACGACAGCGCCCTGGCCGTGCAGGTCCCCTACCCCGGCGAGGACAGCCCGATCGCCTCGCAAACGACGTCCACCGCGCAGCGCGCCGGCTGGATCTGGGATATCGGCCTGCCGACGCGGCGCGGCGTTGGCCACGTCTACTCCAGCGCGCACACGAGCGACGCGGAAGCGGAAGCGGACCTGCGCGCATACGTCGCCGCGACTGGCGGACCCGCGGAGACCGCGGCACCGCGCAAGCTGACGTTCCACCCAGGCTACCGGCGCGAATTCTGGCACCGCAACTGCGTCGCGATCGGCCTTTCCGCCGGTTTCATCGAACCGCTGGAGGCCTCCGCGCTGGCGCTGGTGGAACTGTCGGCCGCCCTCGTCAGCGACGACCTGCCGGCCACGCGGGCCACGATGGACATCGTCGCGCGCCGTTTCAACGACGCCTTTGCCTATCGCTGGGAGCGCGTCATCGAGTTCCTCAAGCTGCACTATGTGCTGAGCCGGCGCGGCGGTGCCTACTGGGACGACAACCGTCGGGAGGATACGGTGCCGGCGCGGCTGCGGGAACTGCTGGCACTGTGGCGCCACCGGCCGCCGTCGCGACTGGATTTCCACCGCATCGACGAGGTGTTCCCGTCCGCCAGCTGGCAGTACGTGCTGTACGGGATGGGATTCACGCCCGAACCGGGCGGCACGCGCCGCGCCGACCCGGCGGCCGCGGCGCAGCACTACCGCGAGGCGGCGGACCTGACGCGCAGGATGCTGGGCGCCCTGCCGCCGAACCGTGCGCTGATCGATCACATCCGCCGCCACGGCCTGCAAAAAATCTGA
- a CDS encoding SapC family protein: MPNPQLLNNVQHKDLHIRTHRSAALGDDVMFATTFPAEFRTLQAYYPLVFRKTDDGTSFEPVALFGFEQGENLFLDEQGWDAPEIPLMIERQPFLIGRKGEELLVHVDMDHPRVGELGEAVFLPHGGVTEYLERVNSVLLTIHQGMQSLPGFIGALLEHELLEGFTFDIELDDGSQNRLAGFYTIHEERLAALDGAALARLHKGAICRRRTWPSPRCRSSAA, translated from the coding sequence ATGCCCAATCCCCAACTGCTCAACAACGTCCAGCACAAGGACCTGCACATCCGCACCCATCGCAGCGCCGCGCTGGGCGACGACGTGATGTTCGCCACCACGTTCCCCGCCGAATTTCGCACACTGCAGGCGTACTATCCGCTCGTGTTCCGCAAGACGGACGACGGCACGTCGTTCGAGCCGGTCGCGCTGTTCGGCTTCGAACAGGGCGAGAACCTGTTCCTGGACGAGCAGGGCTGGGATGCGCCGGAAATACCGCTGATGATCGAACGCCAGCCGTTCCTGATCGGCCGCAAGGGCGAAGAGCTGCTGGTGCATGTGGACATGGATCATCCGCGCGTGGGGGAGCTGGGCGAGGCGGTGTTCCTGCCGCACGGCGGGGTGACCGAGTACCTGGAGCGGGTCAACTCCGTGCTGCTGACGATCCACCAGGGCATGCAAAGCCTGCCCGGCTTCATCGGTGCCCTGCTGGAGCACGAGCTGCTGGAAGGTTTTACGTTCGACATCGAACTGGACGACGGTTCGCAGAACCGGCTGGCCGGCTTCTACACGATCCACGAGGAACGCCTGGCCGCGCTGGACGGTGCCGCGCTGGCGCGCCTGCACAAGGGGGCTATCTGCAGGCGGCGTACATGGCCCTCGCCTCGCTGTCGCAGTTCCGCGGCCTGA
- a CDS encoding cupin domain-containing protein, whose translation MLAVLAAPALAQAQANAPLPAQPKFDAKGIARTETVRREFDGHREAIQVRVDFAPGASFPKHSHPGVEIAYVLSGTIEYELEGKTVRLQAGESLYIPAGAVHSAKNIGDGIISELATYVVEKNQPIVILAK comes from the coding sequence GTGCTGGCCGTCCTTGCCGCGCCAGCCCTGGCGCAGGCACAAGCCAACGCGCCGTTGCCAGCGCAGCCCAAGTTCGATGCCAAGGGCATCGCCCGCACGGAAACCGTGCGCCGCGAGTTCGACGGCCACCGCGAAGCCATCCAGGTGCGCGTGGACTTCGCGCCCGGCGCCTCGTTCCCGAAACATTCGCATCCCGGCGTGGAGATCGCCTATGTGCTGAGCGGGACCATCGAATATGAACTGGAGGGCAAGACGGTGCGCCTGCAAGCCGGCGAATCGCTCTACATTCCCGCTGGCGCCGTGCACTCGGCGAAAAACATCGGCGACGGCATCATCTCCGAGCTGGCCACCTACGTGGTGGAGAAGAACCAGCCGATCGTCATCCTCGCCAAGTAG